The DNA region GTTACGCGCAAGTCCTTCCGTGCTTTTACATTTCAAAACTTTACCTTCAGGATCTTCCCCCTCTTCGCGCATTTGCTCGTATAGATCGACGCACTCTTTGGATTGCGCCGTCTGCACACAAGCATTCAAAGACAGTTTTTCAAAAACTGAAAGTGGATCATTGGAGGAAGTGTTGCACGCAACCTCAGCCCGTGACACGAGTGAAAGCAAAGAAATCAATAAGATATGCAACAGGAACTTCATAATACTCTCGTCGGAATTTCGAGAGCAAAGTGAATTGAAAACTTATAAAACACTGACCCCAAAAGAGGTCAGTGCGTTTCAAAATTAGACAAAGAATATTTCGTATTGTTCCAAATGGTAATTTGGCTCAATTTTAAAGGCGACAGAGCGGCCGAGTTTTTTCTCGATGTTTTCCAAACTCTCCCCTTCAACCTCGTAAATCCAATCAACCACTTGGCTGTGACAGTGAATGACGACATTGGTCTTCTTATTAGTCAGCATATCAGCGTCGCGCTCAAGCTCACGGAAGATCTCATTCGCCACAGTGGATTTACGTTTAATGTAGCCTTTGCCATCACAGTAAGAGCACGGCTCACACAAAGTTTTAATCAAACTTGGGCGAATGCGTTTACGTGTCATCTCTACCAGACCCAACTGGGACATGGAGACGACATTTGTACGCGAACGATCGCGCCCCAACTCTTCGGCCAAGGCTTCCATGACTTTTTCGCGGTGGGACTCTTTTTCCATATCGATAAAGTCGATGATAATAATTCCGCCACAGTTACGAATTCTAAGCTGATGCGCGGTCTCGCGAACTGCTTCAAGATTCGTTTTCAAAATCGTCTCTTCAAGATCTTTCTTGCCGACGAATTTGCCGGTGTTGACATCGATCACAACCAAAGCTTCGGCCTCGTCAATCACGATATAACCACCGGACTTCAACCAGATCTTACGCTCCATTGAGCGGGAGATCTCGATGTCGATGTCGTACAAGTCGAATAAAGGCTTCTTCTCTTCATACAGGACGATGTTCTGCTTATATTTCGGCATGAATTGAGAAACGAATTTAACAACCTTGCGATGGATTTCAACATTATCAACCCAAACGCTGGTTACATCCTCACTCATCAAATCGCGCAGAGCACGAAGTTCCACATCAAGTTCAGTGTGCAATGCACCCGGTGTTTTTTTCTTTTCGTAGTTTTTGAATATTTCTTTGCTAAGACGATCCAAATACTCGATGTCGGCCTTCAACATCTCTTCGGATGCACCATCACCAGCGGTACGAACGATCACACCACCTGATGGATTGATTTTTTGCACCAATTGGCGAAGTCTTTCGCGCTCAGTCTCGTCTTCAATTCGACGGGAAATACCCAGGTGACGCACCGTCGGCAAAAACACCACGAAACGACCTGGCAATGACAAGTGAGTTGTAATCCGCGCACCTTTTGTGCCCAATGGATCTTTGGCAACCTGAACGAGAATACTTTGACCTTCTTTTAGAAGATCCTGAATCGGAGTTTTCACTGCGTGATGAGGCTTGTCGTCGTCCCCATCCATTTCAAGTGGTTCTTCACGGTCCACATTTGAAAGGAAGTTGTCGTCAACGTCCTCGCGAATATCGCCGACATAAAGAAACGCTGCTTTTTCCAGACCAATATCCACAAAGGCTGCTTGCATTCCCGGCAACACACGAATGACTGTGCCGCGGTGGATAGACCCGACTAATGTCGGTGAGGTTTTACGTTCAATTTTTAAATCTGACAGCACTCCGCCGTCCACGTAGGCTACGCGTGTTTCTTGAGGTCTGACATTGATGAGAATTTCTGCTGACACGGCGTCCTCCAGACAGGTCTTGGATTCGATCTCTCTTCAATAGTCCAGAAACAATCGTGAGAGCAATTAATATTTAAACATTAAAGCACAACTTGCCGAAAAGATCACTGAATTAGACCATTTAGGAGAATAGAATGGCTACGATTGATGAACTGTTTAAACTCATGGTTGAACAAGGTGCCTCGGACTTGCACGTGACAAGCGGAGCAGCGCCTTATTTGCGCCTGCATGGGAACATGGTTCCACTGAACTATCGCGAGCTTTCAAATCAGGATGTTCAGGGACTTATCTTCGAAATTCTTTCTGAAAAGCAAAAAAAGGCCTTCGTTGAAAAATGGGAGCTGGATTTCGCCTACACATTACCCGGGATTGGACGCTTCCGTTGCAACGTATTCATGCAGCGTAAAGGTTTGGGCGCGGTTATGCGTATCATCCCAGAGAAAATCAAAACCGCACAGGAACTTGGAGTTCCACCAGCGGTTCTTGATATGATTGATTGCGATCGCGGTTTGATTCTGGTTACGGGTCCGACGGGTTCTGGTAAATCCACGACTCTGGCGGCGATGATCCATCAAATTAACCTGACTCGTGAAGCACATATCATCACCGTTGAAGATCCGATCGAGTTCGTACACCCAAATATCAAATCACTGGTGAATCAGCGTGAGGTTGGAAGTCATACAAAAACTTTTGCCAACGCACTTAAAGCCGCACTCCGTGAGGACCCGGATATCTTGCTGGTGGGTGAGTTGCGTGACCTTGAAACGATTGGTCTTGCATTAACCGCGGCAGAAACAGGTCACATTGTTTTTGGTACTCTGCACACCAACAGTGCGGCAAAAACAATTGACCGTATCATCGACGTTTTCCCTGCGGGCCAACAAGCGCAAATCAGAACAATGTTAGCCGAATCCCTGCGTGGCGTTGTGGCTCAAACACTGTTCTCACGTG from Bdellovibrio sp. GT3 includes:
- a CDS encoding Rne/Rng family ribonuclease; translation: MSAEILINVRPQETRVAYVDGGVLSDLKIERKTSPTLVGSIHRGTVIRVLPGMQAAFVDIGLEKAAFLYVGDIREDVDDNFLSNVDREEPLEMDGDDDKPHHAVKTPIQDLLKEGQSILVQVAKDPLGTKGARITTHLSLPGRFVVFLPTVRHLGISRRIEDETERERLRQLVQKINPSGGVIVRTAGDGASEEMLKADIEYLDRLSKEIFKNYEKKKTPGALHTELDVELRALRDLMSEDVTSVWVDNVEIHRKVVKFVSQFMPKYKQNIVLYEEKKPLFDLYDIDIEISRSMERKIWLKSGGYIVIDEAEALVVIDVNTGKFVGKKDLEETILKTNLEAVRETAHQLRIRNCGGIIIIDFIDMEKESHREKVMEALAEELGRDRSRTNVVSMSQLGLVEMTRKRIRPSLIKTLCEPCSYCDGKGYIKRKSTVANEIFRELERDADMLTNKKTNVVIHCHSQVVDWIYEVEGESLENIEKKLGRSVAFKIEPNYHLEQYEIFFV
- a CDS encoding type IV pilus twitching motility protein PilT, yielding MATIDELFKLMVEQGASDLHVTSGAAPYLRLHGNMVPLNYRELSNQDVQGLIFEILSEKQKKAFVEKWELDFAYTLPGIGRFRCNVFMQRKGLGAVMRIIPEKIKTAQELGVPPAVLDMIDCDRGLILVTGPTGSGKSTTLAAMIHQINLTREAHIITVEDPIEFVHPNIKSLVNQREVGSHTKTFANALKAALREDPDILLVGELRDLETIGLALTAAETGHIVFGTLHTNSAAKTIDRIIDVFPAGQQAQIRTMLAESLRGVVAQTLFSRADGQGRVAAYEIMRNTKAISNLIREGKIHQVASAMQTGSSQGMILFEKYIEDLVRKGKVSAADAKTFLGTTGSTDTAINAMGGATKTKVG